In Cyanobacteria bacterium GSL.Bin1, the sequence TAAATTTGATCTCTCTTTCAAATGGACAATGTGCTGGAATCAATTTGCACAGAAATTTTGCTAATTTAGCATTGTGAATTTCAGTTCCATCGAGTTGAGTTTGTAGCCACCGCACTAAATTGAATTGGGAAACAATAGACAGAAAGCGAGTCATGGCTTGACCTCCTAAATCTTCTTTAACGGGAGGGATTAACCTCTTCACTCAATCTATACGGTGCAGGAGGCTGTTTTATGCAGATTCCTCTTTAAGAGATTCGGCAAGGGTTTAACTGTCGGGGAGTTTGAGGGGCTGTAAGTCCCGCGCAATCTATCTTCGGGTAGGGTAGGAGAGCAAGATTCCATTGGCGACAGTGGAAGCCCGCTCTCTATCCGCTAGGATGAGAGTCGGGAGGAAGTCACTTTTCAACCATTGGTCTTTGTGTCTTTTGGTCACGATGATGGGGTTGTGAGAGATAATCCGTCTCCGGACCAGAGGGAATAATTCCGCCGGGATTGAGCGGGAATAAATTGCCATAATAATCTTGTTTGACGGCTTCGATATCGCAGGTTTCTGAGACGCCAGGAAGCTGGTAAATATCGCGCAAGTAGCCATCTAAATTAGGATACTCGCGGATGCGGCGACGGTTACATTTGAATAAGCCGAAATAAACAGCGTCAAAGCGGAATAAGGTAGTAAACAATCGGACATCAGCTAACGTGAGATGACCACCGCAAAGATAGCGGTTATTTTCTAAAGTGAATTCAATTTCATTGAGAGTAGAAAACAGTTCTTCACAAGCGCGATCATAGGCTTGCTGAGTTTGTGCAAAGCCGCAGCGATAGACGCCATTGTTGATCGCCGGATAAATTTTGGCATTCCATTCCTCAATCTGACGTTGCAACGTTTCAGGATAGAGATCCAATTCGGGACAACTGGCAAACTCGTTGAATTGATTGTTGAGCATGACAATAATTTCGGAACTTTCGTTATTGACAATTGCCTGATTTTTGCTGTCCCACAACATCGGAACGGTCGAACGCCCTTCATAATTTGGCTGCGCTTTCTGGTAAAATTCTGCTAAGCTACGACAGCCGGCTTCAAGCGGATCAAATACCCAACCGCCTTCAGTCGGTGAAGGGTAGACGACGGTTACTGGAATTGCCTCTTGCAATCCTTTTAACGCACGAACAACGAGGGTTCGATGCGCCCAAGGGCAACTCATGCCAATGTAAAGCCGATAGCGTCCCGATTCAGGTGGAAAAGCGGAATTGCCAATTATCTCGCGAAATTCGCTGTTGGGACGAACATAAGCTCCTTCGCGATCGCGCGGGGCAAGGTTCGACATCATGATGTTCCACATTGTCGTCCAGATAAATTGACCAGCACGAATCACAAGTTTGGGAGGAAGAGATTTACCCATTTTAATTGCTCCAGTGTCTTTATTGTGATCGTATCAAGGGGGTGAACTGAAAGGTCCTCTTCGAGAAGTCGCTTGGCGCTAACGACACCTTCAAGTCAACCAATTTGATAATTTGTATGATAATTACTGATCATGAATTGAAATAGGCAAGGAAGGTAGTGTAATCTTGTTCCACACAACTCGCATATTGAAAGGCAACATCGACTAAAAAGTGAATAAATGTCTTTTCTTTGCCGAGAATTTTTTGTTCGATCGCATCCTCAAAAAGATAGCTGCCATTAAGCGTGTATCCACCGCGCTTGTGTTCCGTTGCGAGGATAATGCCCCATTGCTGGGCAAGTTGATACAGATCTTTGTGTTTGTCTAATTTGTCGGTGGGAAAATCTTCTTTAAACGGAGAGCGTTCACGAACCGAATAGATACCATCGGGTAATTCCATCCAACCTAGATATTGGTCAGGATGTTCCGCGATCGCGCGGAAGGCTTGGGCATGACGATCCCCTTCATGAGAAAATACGCTATGGTAAGCACTTCTTTCTTCTTGGTTCATTTGGTCATAAGCAGCTGGCGTTTCTTGGCGTTTGACATCAAGAATAATGTCATCATGAGCCGTCACTGCATCGCCTTCAATTAAGATGTAATAGCGCGGTGTCCCCAGCGATCCCGTGCCGGCCCAAAGTCGTTTGGCAATATCTTTAATCTGAAAATAACGGTCATCATCAGCAGGAATCTCACCGGTGAGGGTTTGTCGATACTTGGGGAAAGCCGAAACAATCATTTCCCATTCTTCACTGGTTAAGGGAGATAATTTTTTCGCTGCTTTGTCAAAGACTCGCTTTTGAGCTTCATTAAAGATTGTCCATTGATCCAGCATCTTGTGACGGGTTTCTTTTTTGGCAACTTTCTTCAAAAACTTTTGTAGTTTGCCTTCCGTATTCTCTTTGGTAAAGTGAATCTCTTTGAGGGCAGGATGATGACGATCATTCAGGATCGTTTTTAAATAGGCTTTGCCTAGCGTTTTAACTGCTTTGGCGATTTCTTTCAGCTTAAAATGACCATTCTCTCGGCAATCAAGGACTAAACTAATGGCTAAGCGCCATAAATCATATTGATAATCCCCAACAATCGCATCATCAAAATCATCGAAGCCATAAATCACTTGTTTATAGTAGTTGGCAAAGGCACCAAAATTATAGAGATGAGCATCCCCTTGTAACCAAGTCTGAGTATCTGCATTGCCGCCGAATAAGCTCAAACGCCAATCATTGTAAATATCTTCCCAAAACAGATGATTGCTTCCCCGTAAAAAACTATACGGAGACTCAGCCATTTTTTGGTATTTAACTTGGCGATCGGAGTCGATTAAGGATTGATTATTCTGCGCGATCGCGCTAACCACTTGCTGCTGACGGTTATGGAGATTAATCGCTTTATAGGACATGGATAAGGATAATCATAGTGATAAAGGTTATAATTGTAACCTTTGTTCCACAGAATCAAGCAAGTTTGCTATTCTAAGAGCGGATGATTGGCTTCCTTAGGGAATATGAGTGAAACGATTAAACTGGATCAATTTCTCAAGTATCAAGGTCTTGCCCAAACAGGAGGGGAAGCCAAAATGATGATTTGGGACGAAGAAGTATGGGTCAATGATGAAATTGAAACCCGGCGGGGACGAAAACTTATTAATGGTGATCGCGTTACAGCTTTTGGAATGACCTATGTTGTTGATTTGACTCAAGAGTAAAGCTCAATCTCAGATTCGCTATAATACCTTCTGAGTAAGCTTAATAAAACTATACAATTATTAGAAGAGCGGATCATGGATTCTCCTGCACCCTTAAACCAATTGGATCAGGCGCTGCAACCTTTGGCAAAGGTTGCTTATCAGACGTTCCAACAAGGTAAAAGTGTTTTTGCACTCACTCACAAAAGCATTAGTTCTCGTCTGACCAGTTTAGCTGCCCCAGAACGAGATGAAAAGGTTCAAACGGTATCCCCAGAAGTCTTGAACCAATTTCGGATACGTCTGAATCAACTGTTAGAAATAGATTGGCAAGAAGCAGAACAAGGAATTTATCCCACTTCCTTAGTATTTGATAATCCTTGGGATGATTTCTTTACGTATTATCCGCTGGTTTGGCTGGATTTACCTTCAATTTGGCAAAGAATTCAAAACGGGCGCTATCAAGAGTTTTCTCCAGAAATTGATACCGAAGGCTATCCCAGTTATTATCTGCAAAACTTTCACTACCAAACGGATGGCTATCTCAGCGATTTATCGGCCAATCTCTATGATTTACAAGTGGAATTGCTCTTTAATGGGGCAGCAGATGCGATGCGGAGACGGATCTTAGGTCCTTTAAAGATGGGCTTACAAGAGATAACCTCCTTGGATGCTAAAGACACCAAAGTTTTAGATGTGGCTTGTGGAACGGGACGCACCCTTCGCCTCTTGCGAGGAATGCTACCCAAAGTGTCTTTACATGGCACGGATCTCTCTCCAACCTATCTACGGAAGGCGAATCAACTCCTCTCTGAACTTCCAGGGGAATTACCGCAATTGATCCAGGGGAATGCGGAAACCTTACCCTATTCCGATGAATATTTCCATGGCATTAGTTGTGTGTTTACGTTTCACGAATTGCCACCCCAAGCCCGCCAAAATGTGATTAACGAAGTTTTTCGGGTCTTAAAACCAGGCGGTGTCTTCGTCATTTGTGATTCAATGCAAGCGATTGATCATCCTGAGTTGATGCCGATGATGGAAAACTTCCCGATTCTGTTCCATGAACCCTATTACAAGAGTTACATTCATGATGATTTAGGGGAACGCTTAACTGCTGCTGGTTTTACTGTGACCGATGTCCAAAACCATTTTGCGAGCAAATATTGGGTTGCATACAAATCATAGTTATTTATCTATCCCCCTTTTTCCTCAATGATTCAAAGCGGTGGTTTCATAAACAGCTGAGGGAGAGAGTAAGCGGGAAGGAATACCGCACCAAGTAATCAGGTTGCTTTCCTGGAGAGAGTTTAGAGTTCGATCCAGGAAGCAAACTTTCCAGCTGGATTAATCTACCCAAAATTCAAAGGGAAGACGCGCATAAGCTTGGTTCGGATCGTTTAACACACGAAAATCTTCCCAGGCAGTACGCAGTTTTTCCACACGGCTATCAAAGGGATGATCTGAAGTCCGAGTCAGGCGAATTTCTCCGGTGAGTCGTTTTAAAAACTGTTCTTCAAAGAGGTTTGTTTTCGGATATTGTTGGAGTTCCCAGTTATCTCCCAATTCAGCGGCTTCTGCTGCGTGCGCGATCGCGCTTTCTAAACCACCTAATTCATCGACCAGTCCGATCTCTTGCGCATCTTCTCCTGACCAAACCCGACCTTGGGCAATTTCTGCCACCCGTTCTTGCGGTAGATCTCTAGCCGCAGCGACTTTAGCAACAAACTGATCATAAATTTGGTTCACAACATCTTGATAAACCGCTAATTCTTGTTCGGTTTTCGGGCGAGAAATCGTATCTAAGCCAGCTAAATCTCCTGTTGTAACGGCATCCCAGGTGATGCCATTTTCATTGGCTAATTCTTGAATGTTGGGTAGCACCCCAAACACTCCAATGGAACCAGTTACAGTATTCGGTTGCGCAAAAATCCGATTTCCACCTAAAGCAATCCAGTAGCCTCCCGAGGCAGCGACATTTCCCATGGAGACAATCACGGGTTTTTCTTCGCGGGTTAACTGTAGTTCTCGCAAAATAACATTGGATGCCATCGCACTGCCGCCGGGACTATTAATGCGTAACACCACTGCCTTGATCGCCTCATCCTCTCGTAGCTTGCGAATTTGTTTACTCAAACGCTCACTACCAATATTATCTAATGCCCCTTCTCCCGTCACAATACTGCCTTGGGCATAAAGTACCGCAATTTTATTTTCTGCAACTGCTGCTGAACCCTTTTCTAAATCACTATATCGAGCCATGGAAATATTAGGAAAAGACTCTGCATCTGCATCTTCATTATTATTTTTGCCAACTAAAGTTTCAAACTTTTTTCTAACTTCATCATCATGGGCTAATTGATCAACTAACCCAAGTTCTTGCGCTTCATTGGCTAATAAAAATCCTTCTTGATTAACAATATTTTGGAGATTGTTGACCTCAATTCCCCTGGCTTCTCCTACACTTTCTAAAAATTCATCCCAAAGATCTGCTAGCAGTAGGGTTGTTTGTTCTTCATTTTCCGGGCTAAAGTCTTGACGAATAAAGGGTTCAACGGCTGACTTATACTCTCCTACCCGGATCACTTGAATGCCAACGCCATATTGATCAAATGCTCCTGCAAAGAAGGTTTGCTCAGAACGTAACCCATTCATTTCTAAATTGCCTAAGGGGTTCAAAATTACTTCGTCAGCAACAGATGCCAAATAGTATTCTCTTTCACTAAATGTGAGATCGTAAGCAATTACTTTTTTGCCACTAGATTGAAAGTCAGCTAAGGCTTGACGAATTTCTTTCAGGACAGCGTAACCCGTTTCAGTTTGACCTTGACTCCCATCTAATAAAATGCCTTTAATTTGATCATCAGTTTGCGCTTTTTCTAGTGAAGTTAAAACCTCCTGCACTGTTAGCGGACGCTCTTTGTCTTCCAAAAGGGTTTCAACAATACTCAAAGGAGGATTTGTATCTTGAATGGGTTTCGAGAGATCAAATACTAATATAGAATCAGAAGCAAGTTGGGGTTCTTGTGCGCGGTTTCCGACTAGCAATAGTAAGATTAATAAGCTCCCTGTGCCAACAATAGAGAATAAAACAAGCCCCAAAAAACTACCAATTAACGTCGCGAAAAGTTGCTTTAAAAAATTACGCATAATTAACTTTCAATACTGAGCAACTTATATTCTAACGCGGATCAAGGGCATCTCTTATCCCATCACCAAGTAAATTAAAGGCTAATACAGTTAAAATAATCATAATTGCCGGCGGCCAAACTAACCAAGGTTGTAAGACTAAAACTGAAGCATTGGTAGCAATTGAAAGTAAATTTCCCCAAGACGGATCGGGTTGTTGAATCCCTAAACCAATTAAACTTAAAACCGACTCCGCTAAGATAAAGCTAG encodes:
- a CDS encoding nitrogenase; translation: MTRFLSIVSQFNLVRWLQTQLDGTEIHNAKLAKFLCKLIPAHCPFEREIKFKGQTILHIPPLCKLNPLYEQLVTLRFKCFCYLVDQCGEDTHSAVTQV
- a CDS encoding glutathione S-transferase family protein; amino-acid sequence: MGKSLPPKLVIRAGQFIWTTMWNIMMSNLAPRDREGAYVRPNSEFREIIGNSAFPPESGRYRLYIGMSCPWAHRTLVVRALKGLQEAIPVTVVYPSPTEGGWVFDPLEAGCRSLAEFYQKAQPNYEGRSTVPMLWDSKNQAIVNNESSEIIVMLNNQFNEFASCPELDLYPETLQRQIEEWNAKIYPAINNGVYRCGFAQTQQAYDRACEELFSTLNEIEFTLENNRYLCGGHLTLADVRLFTTLFRFDAVYFGLFKCNRRRIREYPNLDGYLRDIYQLPGVSETCDIEAVKQDYYGNLFPLNPGGIIPSGPETDYLSQPHHRDQKTQRPMVEK
- a CDS encoding DUF2252 domain-containing protein, whose amino-acid sequence is MSYKAINLHNRQQQVVSAIAQNNQSLIDSDRQVKYQKMAESPYSFLRGSNHLFWEDIYNDWRLSLFGGNADTQTWLQGDAHLYNFGAFANYYKQVIYGFDDFDDAIVGDYQYDLWRLAISLVLDCRENGHFKLKEIAKAVKTLGKAYLKTILNDRHHPALKEIHFTKENTEGKLQKFLKKVAKKETRHKMLDQWTIFNEAQKRVFDKAAKKLSPLTSEEWEMIVSAFPKYRQTLTGEIPADDDRYFQIKDIAKRLWAGTGSLGTPRYYILIEGDAVTAHDDIILDVKRQETPAAYDQMNQEERSAYHSVFSHEGDRHAQAFRAIAEHPDQYLGWMELPDGIYSVRERSPFKEDFPTDKLDKHKDLYQLAQQWGIILATEHKRGGYTLNGSYLFEDAIEQKILGKEKTFIHFLVDVAFQYASCVEQDYTTFLAYFNS
- a CDS encoding RNA-binding S4 domain-containing protein, producing MSETIKLDQFLKYQGLAQTGGEAKMMIWDEEVWVNDEIETRRGRKLINGDRVTAFGMTYVVDLTQE
- a CDS encoding methyltransferase domain-containing protein, whose protein sequence is MDSPAPLNQLDQALQPLAKVAYQTFQQGKSVFALTHKSISSRLTSLAAPERDEKVQTVSPEVLNQFRIRLNQLLEIDWQEAEQGIYPTSLVFDNPWDDFFTYYPLVWLDLPSIWQRIQNGRYQEFSPEIDTEGYPSYYLQNFHYQTDGYLSDLSANLYDLQVELLFNGAADAMRRRILGPLKMGLQEITSLDAKDTKVLDVACGTGRTLRLLRGMLPKVSLHGTDLSPTYLRKANQLLSELPGELPQLIQGNAETLPYSDEYFHGISCVFTFHELPPQARQNVINEVFRVLKPGGVFVICDSMQAIDHPELMPMMENFPILFHEPYYKSYIHDDLGERLTAAGFTVTDVQNHFASKYWVAYKS
- the sppA gene encoding signal peptide peptidase SppA produces the protein MRNFLKQLFATLIGSFLGLVLFSIVGTGSLLILLLLVGNRAQEPQLASDSILVFDLSKPIQDTNPPLSIVETLLEDKERPLTVQEVLTSLEKAQTDDQIKGILLDGSQGQTETGYAVLKEIRQALADFQSSGKKVIAYDLTFSEREYYLASVADEVILNPLGNLEMNGLRSEQTFFAGAFDQYGVGIQVIRVGEYKSAVEPFIRQDFSPENEEQTTLLLADLWDEFLESVGEARGIEVNNLQNIVNQEGFLLANEAQELGLVDQLAHDDEVRKKFETLVGKNNNEDADAESFPNISMARYSDLEKGSAAVAENKIAVLYAQGSIVTGEGALDNIGSERLSKQIRKLREDEAIKAVVLRINSPGGSAMASNVILRELQLTREEKPVIVSMGNVAASGGYWIALGGNRIFAQPNTVTGSIGVFGVLPNIQELANENGITWDAVTTGDLAGLDTISRPKTEQELAVYQDVVNQIYDQFVAKVAAARDLPQERVAEIAQGRVWSGEDAQEIGLVDELGGLESAIAHAAEAAELGDNWELQQYPKTNLFEEQFLKRLTGEIRLTRTSDHPFDSRVEKLRTAWEDFRVLNDPNQAYARLPFEFWVD